The following proteins are encoded in a genomic region of Hyla sarda isolate aHylSar1 chromosome 3, aHylSar1.hap1, whole genome shotgun sequence:
- the RNF146 gene encoding E3 ubiquitin-protein ligase RNF146: protein MAGCGEITHTANMLPSNKKLGEACSNGAPNLAVPECAICLQTCVHPVSLPCKHIFCYLCVKGASWLGRRCALCRQEIPEDFLDKPTLLSPEELKSASRGNGEYAWYYEGRNGWWQYDERTSRELEDAFTKGKKNTEMLIAGFLYVADLENMVQYRRNEHGRRRKMKRDIVDIPKKGVAGLRLDCDAANVSPARESSADGADNIATLGASSAQTTSVLPVGPHIVLSSQNANPILSHTDGSTSLDNAFSQLQLGDHAAGRNNIGEGEEGLPQPASRVPLTDAIVDDPETDDTTNQGILSVQQNVFIQQRHTVIGASLPPPDRPAATANGGQNTIVRSRRPDGQCTVTEV, encoded by the coding sequence ATGGCCGGTTGTGGTGAAATTACCCACACAGCAAACATGTTGCCCTCAAATAAGAAGCTTGGAGAAGCCTGCTCCAATGGAGCTCCAAATCTTGCAGTCCCTGAATGTGCTATATGCCTTCAAACCTGTGTCCACCCAGTCAGTCTTCCTTGCAAACACATTTTCTGTTATCTGTGTGTAAAAGGAGCTTCATGGCTTGGAAGACGATGTGCACTATGTAGACAAGAGATCCCTGAGGACTTCCTAGACAAACCAACTTTACTTTCTCCTGAAGAACTAAAATCAGCAAGCAGAGGGAATGGAGAGTACGCCTGGTACTATGAAGGAAGAAATGGCTGGTGGCAGTATGATGAGAGGACGAGCAGAGAGCTTGAAGATGCCTTCACAAAAGGCAAAAAGAACACAGAAATGCTTATCGCTGGCTTTCTGTATGTAGCTGACTTGGAGAACATGGTACAATACAGACGAAATGAGCACGGACGACGCAGAAAGATGAAAAGAGATATTGTAGATATACCGAAAAAAGGTGTGGCTGGCTTAAGACTAGACTGTGATGCAGCTAATGTAAGTCCTGCAAGGGAAAGCTCAGCAGATGGTGCAGACAACATTGCAACACTTGGAGCGTCATCAGCCCAAACTACTTCTGTTTTACCTGTCGGACCTCACATAGTTCTTAGCAGCCAGAATGCCAATCCCATACTTTCACATACTGATGGGAGCACTTCCCTTGATAATGCATTCTCCCAACTTCAGCTAGGAGACCATGCAGCAGGTAGAAATAACATTGGGGAAGGCGAGGAAGGACTGCCTCAACCTGCAAGTAGAGTGCCACTCACTGATGCCATTGTAGATGACCCCGAAACAGATGACACCACCAACCAGGGGATTCTTTCAGTGCAACAGAATGTATTTATTCAGCAGAGACACACAGTAATAGGGGCTTCCCTGCCACCACCAGATCGCCCAGCTGCAACAGCTAATGGTGGGCAGAATACCATTGTAAGGTCTAGAAGGCCTGATGGACAGTGCACAGTGACCGAAGTCTAA